AAACCTTGAACCGAACTCGACTAGATCTAAATTTTGGTTGATTAAGGTATGCCAAAATGTTTTATATTCAACGATGTAGGATTAACACAATGAATATGCTAGCTTAAATTAGGGCAAATAAAAAGCTTATATATTCAAAACTCTCATCATTTTTTTCAGTAGTAACGTGatgttattttcttatttgtgaCATATTTGGATAATTATTACATCACATGAGCATGGCCACCATATTGTAGAGAATCAATTCACCAGTTGAGGTAGATGCTTAACATCTTACTATTTCAAAACTTAACCTTTGATCTTGAATCATTGGTTCTTAAACTAAGCTCTATATTGTATTTTTACTTTCTTAGAACGAAATTAGTACCAAAGTGCTATAATTCTTGGATAGTATCGATGACCAAAGCTTTTGATGTTATTTTTCTATcaaatgtaaattttgatttatatcaatagaatgatatatattCCAGCCATACATTTTGAGAGACATCTCACCCATTTAGGTGGGCTTTGATTCAAACCAAACCTGAGTCCACCCCAAGGTGGCCATCTCTCACAATAAGTTGCAgcttttttgtatttggttaacatgtaaaaaaaattaaagcttcTCGTTCAaggaaaaagcaaaaagattttaattaaattgtaATATGTGATTTACTTAATAGTTACTTATTGacaaaagaaatctcacaaacCAAGAGTTTTATAACTCAGTGGCATTGACTGGTCTTCTTTAAAAGGAGAATCACAGTTTAAATCCCCTCTCTCCAACctcttataaaaattataaataaataaaaattaaataaagaaagaaatctCGCAAACCTaccttaataaaattttacctaATCTTTGTAATATACATAACCTTACCCTAATTTGCTTCATGTACTAGAGTTTAAGTAATGGCGTAATAATTATGACATCTTTTCTAGTACCATATGTCACTTGTTCGAACTCTACTTCTACTTTCTCCACTGTCTAtctatctttgttttctttatgattttttattttttatggaacatCATCTACCTATAAGTCTataaccaaataaaacaaatttttgctTCACAgatttattaatgatttccaTGTGACTGAATTACTTGTCAACGTCAACAGTTAACGAATTTATCAAGCCAAAATTCGAGAAAGCTTCAAaaggataaataaataaataagagaagaagaagaaagattccAATTGAAGCGTTACCTATTATAGGTAAAGAATCCTCAACACTCAGCCCGAATATATCATATAGTCACAGATGGACGACATAATACCCAACCTTTCCCACTTTAGccgggaaattattgtgtactcccggagtaccataaatgtgtactccctcttctcacatgaatggtgggtcccaccataaatttaattagtggtacccaccattcatgtgagaggagagagtacacatttatgatactccaggagtacctaataattttccactTTAGCCTACCAAAAATGAATTTGACATCCTCATCCACGTTCCTACTTGTACATGATCcgaattttgatttcttttctaaAGATAGAAAAAAGGTTGCTGAAGAGATTTCCCATTAAATCGTCTTGGACCATCACTGCTAGATATCTTTTGGCTGGGGTTGCACTCGTTGAAATCAACATTGGTTCTTAAACTAAGCTCTATCttgtatttttacttttttagaaCGTAACTAGGACCAAAGTGCTATAATTCTTGGATAGTATCGATGACCAAAGCTTTTGATGTTATTTTTCTATcaaatgtaaattttgattCATATcaatagaatgatatatattCCAGCCATACATTTTGAGAGACACATCTCACCCATTTAGGTGGGCTTTGAATCAAACCAAACCTGAGTCCACCCCAAGGTGGCCATCTCTCACAATAAGTTGCAGCCTTTTTGTATTTGGttaacatgtaaaaaaaaattaaagcttcTCGTTTAaggaaaaagcaaaaagattttaattaaattgtaAGATGTGATTTACTTAATAGTTACTTATTGacaaaagaaatctcacaaatCAAGAGTTTTATAACTCAGTGGCATTGACTGGTCTTCTTTAAAAGGAGAATCACATTTTAAATCCCCTCTCTCCAacctattataaaaattataaataaaaaaaatttaaataaagaaagaaatctCGCAAACCTaccttaataaaattttacctaATCTTTGTAATATACATACCCCTACCCTAATTTGCTTCATGTACTAGAGTTTAAGTAATAGTGTAATAATTATGACATCTTTTATAGTACCATATGTCACTTGTTCGAACTCTACTTCTACTTTCTCCACTGCCTAtctatctttgttttctttatgattttttattttttattttttattttttatggaatatCATCTACCTATAAGCCTataatcaaataaaacaaatttttgctTCACGgatttattaatgatttccaCGTGACTGAATTACTTGTCAACGTCAGCAATTAACAAATTTATCAAGCCAAAATTCAAGAAAGTTTCAAaaggataaataaataaataatagaagaagaagaaaaattccaattgaAGCGTTACCTATTATAGGTAAGGAATCCTCAACACTCAGCCTGGATATACTATATAGTCACAGATGGACGACATAATACCCAACATTTCCCACTTTAGCCTACCAAAAATGAATTTGACATCCTCATCCACGTTCCTACTTATACATGATCCggattttgatttcttttctaaAGATAGAAAAAAGGTTGCTGAAGAGATTTGCCCATTAAATCGTCTTGGACCATCACTGCTAGATATCTTTTGGTTGGGGTTGCACTCGTTGAAATCAACATTTTGGTTGTAGCAGATTCGTGTTTTTCATGCCTTTATAGTAAAATGTCAAAAGATTTAAAGCACCAACTATTTGGGTTTTGCCATTTTTGAAGAGGGTTCGGACTTCAGACTACTCTATAATTGTAGTGATCTTTAATTGTAAAAGTTTGGATATGCATTTAAGATTGGATTCGGCTTGATGTAGTGATTTGGTGCACTGAAACTCATCAAGATTGTGACATGTTATTAAAATAAGAGTATTGAACCCAATTTCTATCGAATTGGATTTagattttattacaatatttaaatttatccaaattttcatttaaatatttaaaatgtctttcttataaatctttttttttttaatgtatatgcCTAAAGTAAATGTCTTTCTCCTTTCCTCTTACAAatctatgaaaaattaaagtgtTTTATACTTTCTTATTCTTCCTTGAGAAATAAGTACtgtggggtcagagaatttgtgatcccggcccactttacgtTAGGGTCCAAGACCCACGTCGAGGAGAGGcgttgccgaggacatgcaaCGGAAGTCCAAATGGCCAAGTggtatagccgaggatgattctgttcTCGGCATCCCAAAGCGCTCCTAGAAAAAAGGGCGAGTACGGTATAggagcggttcaaggaaaagctaaacacctccgcattgatggggaaaggacccctgaacagtgtgacAATAAAGGAcaagggaaaggctgccatcactgcaattaagtactctgcgcctgacagaaccatacttttcagcttttacaaccacccccaaccactttgggtatgggctgataggacaagtatcagccttagaaagctgaacctacacgtggacgttggaggaagggggaaagctagtataaaaggagaagaaagcAGTCCAAAAGAGTGGGAGGCAAATCGTCTCTAGGGCCATTGAACCCTAAcgtaaaaaagaataataagaacattaagctcctcggatgaggtctaaggaccggagccactcaGACCGTGCCAAGGAGAAAGTCTTCTTAGATACGCTAGGTTCACCGCAGTGCAATCATAACAAACACCATGACTAACGGCTGTCCGttcaccaaggcctagccttttagcccactctctacaaattttattgtttgggcttttaaCGTTTGAACCCAATACACCAATTTgaggtcgttacaaatcgagtccttacaattggcgccatctgtggggaggcttgtgcgttggcgcAGGCGGTGGTCAGTCATGGTAGGATCAAGCCCCTGTCAACGAGGGCCCCTCGAGAGAAATAACTTTGGTAGAGGTGCAAGCTATGCGAAAGCCCCTCTATCATTTCCAGCAGTGCGCGGTGGTTGCCTTAACGCAGCTCCTACTCGGGACTACACTTCGAAGTGTCAGTGGCACGaacagttctaggggcttctaacATAAAGTTTATACTCCACACATATGCCAAGGGGCTAATCCCCGAGGGACcagaaaaaatataagttttggacagaaccaaggtcttgcatgatcctcggactcaaacctatagggaaaccaactactttaagaaaaaatataaatttcggacagaaccaaggttttacatggtcctcggactcaaacctatggggaaaccaactactttaagaaaaaatataagtttcggacagaaccaaggtcttgcatagtcctcgaactcaaacctatggggaaacctactactttaagaaaaaatataagtttcggacagaactaaggtcttgcatggtcctcggactcaaacttatggggaaaccaactactttaagaaaaaatataagttttggacagaaccaaggtcttgcatagtcctcggactcaaacctgtaggggaaccaactactttaagaaaaaatataagttttggacagaaccaaagtcttgtatggttctcgtactcaaacctatggggaaaccaactactttaagaaaaaatataagtttcggacagaaccaaggtcttgcatgatcctctgactcaaacctatggggaaaccaactactttaagaaaaaatataagtttcagacagaaccaaggtcttgtatggtcctcaaattcaaacctatgggaaactagtcactagaaaatggCTTAAGTCCTAGACAGAATGGAAATCCCTCACGATCCTCGGATCCCCGACTCTAAGGAAACTAACACAACCGAGCGTTTAGACTCGGTACAGTCatacctcggtcctcggaccagatgccaAAAACAAGTTAAGGTTATGAATGTTGTCAGGAACGCGGCAAAGCACCCTAGTGCCCGGCGACCCTCTTAGATAGTTCATTTTAAGTTACCCATCCTCAGGTGATCACCCCATATGCGATACAGAGCATTCAGCTGGTATCTCGATTAGTCTCATATGGTTAACCTACTTcaagtcggcattattgtgcccgTCAGTTTTAATAAGTTCAAAGTGATAGCTCTTTGTTAACAagggtttcggccctaagtattgttcaaaagaaaaggacaccagcacatccattcacaaaataattattgcaaaaaaaaaaaaaaaaaacacgcaaaatgggataaagtcatcttttattaagacaaagaagtAGTACAACGTACAAtaaggggcttaaacaagcctataccagaagctaactacagacaaaaaaaaaaatacatgggaacgataaatccttcaattttgctCTAGCAGCAACTAAGCATGTACggatggcaccagtgatggaagagaagaagaagcagaggtaCCTAGGtagcaccagtgatggaagagaggaagaagcggggaTGCCAAATCCCCGTACCAGCTCTGAttgcaatcgagcaagtattaTATTAGCAGCAATCGAGTGAGAGCGGATGGTACCGACGATAAGAAACCTCAgtgctgtcgcaccaaaaataTGATACGACCTCCACCTGCtttggattttggctgaaggaagaaaagGCTCCTTTTTTGCCTTATCAAGGGGAAGAAGTGTCTTGAGTCTTTCtctcccttgccctgaccgggcCATCTTGAGTCTCAAAGAAACCCAATGCTTCTGAAGAGGGTGTGGTCCCTTTATCCTCATCCTGGACTTGACCATATCACTCCCTAGGACTTAGACACACTGGTAGTGAGGACTTTGAGCACAACTGGAGGGTTAGGGACTTGAAAAGCCTAAAGGGCCTATACATAAAGGAAATGACCTCCCACCGTGCTTCTTATATGGAGGGCAAGCCTGATGGCATTTAATCAGTACAAATCTCCAAGAAAAATTACAAACGAGATAAGATCCACTCAATTCCTAAAGCCATCTTCAACCGTTGGATTTGCGTTGCCTCGTAAAGAAACCTTATTAAAGACGCGCCTCATGCACCGAAACGACAAGAACGCGGTGTAggtaaaactaaaagaatgtctcataATCAAGAGCATGTCCCAGGCAAACGAAGAAGCTTCGACATTGATGAAGGACAAGACTTGGAAAGTCGTGACATAGGCCTTacatcatcaaaaccctcctctccgtccgaAAAGTCGgacagtaggattttgaggggctattgtggggccagagaatttgtaatcccggcccactttacgtTAGGGTCCAAGACCCACGCCGAGGAGAGGcgttgccgaggacatgcaaCGGAAGTCCAAATGGCCAAGTGGTATAGTCGAGGATgattttgtcctcggcatccTAAAGCGCTCCTAGAAGAAAGGGCGAGTACGGTATAggagcggttcaaggaaaagctaaacacctccgcattgatggggaaaggacccctgaatAGTGTGACGATAAAGGACAAGGGAAAGACTGTCAtcactgcaattaagtactctgcgcctgacagagccatgcttttcagcttttacaaccaccctcaatcactttgggtatgggctgataggacaagtatcagccttagAAAGCTGaacttacacgtggacgttggagggagGGGAAAagttagtataaaaggagaagaaagcAGTCCAGAAGAGTGGGAGGCAGATCGTCTCCAGGGCCATTGAACCCTAAcgtaaaaaagaataataagaacattaagctcctcggacgaggtccaaggaccggagccactcaGGCCACGccgaggagaaagtcttcttaGATACGCTAGGTTCACCGCAGTGCAATCATAacgaacaccatgactaacggctgtccgttcaccaaggcctagccttttagcccactctctacaaattttattatttgggcctttaacgttcgaacccaatacacCAATTTGGGTTcattacaaatcgagtccttacaagtACATATATGCTACACATATAATACGTGTACAAATGTTAAATTGAAAAGTTtcggaaaaaagaaaagttgaagTTGAAGTTTTGTTAAACGATTTAGGCATTTTTTTGGGtggcaaaaatatatttttttccctatatatTTTGGCcatgtttttaatttgattctcaagtttttcatttttttgactCCCAAAAAAGATCCTACTGTGGATCCGAATATCAAAACTACTTTTATGCTGGGTACCAACCACCTCCACCTACACCTAGGGTGTGCAtaggtcgggttgggttgggttaaaggaattttttgacccaactcatcatggtgggttaaaaaaaatccaacccaacccaactacaatttttattattattactattattattaaattgagcaaaaatatatatctcACTTGCCActtgagttgataaacaaaatgtACATAAACTAGTATTTTAACtcagttataaacaaaatatatccaactaagttaataaaaaaaatatacatgaattAGTATCCCAACTCAGTTATAAACAAATAAGAATGAAGTGAGAGAGTGGGAATGAGAGGCAGcagagagagaaataagattGTTAGAGTTTACGAAGTAATTAAGTTTTATATAGGAAGAACTGAATaggagaaaaaattaaataaaaaaattaattatataatatagttttaaatatataggGGGGTTGGGTTAGATTAGGCAGGTTATGATTGTTATGActcaaacccaacccaatccactattaaaaaaaatttcataacccaacccaacccacccacCCCTAAAAACTAACCCAATCCGGCAGGTTGGATTGAGCCGAGTCGGTTTTGACAGGTTGGATGCACACTCCTACCTACACCTCCCCGCCCTTCCCAGCCATTTCAGTATTTCTCTACCATGATGATCCATTTCTAAGAGCCTGTTTAGCTACACTTGTTGCTCCTATGTGTAGGGAGTGTTGCTTGTAAGCCTCTCATGTGCCTGATTAATATACTACCATGGTATTAGGGAATTCTCGTTTTGATCTCTTGGTAAAGATGGGAATAAGGAATTCTGTTCATGATATTCCCATAACTGAAATTTGTatcattttaccaaaaaaagttGTATCATTTTGCTACACTCTAGTAATCTGTTTGGTTTTGCTGCCTAAAGaaattttcatccaaacaaaaatacaatcGGGGGAGAAAGAAAAGTCAACTGATCCTTAATTATATTGGACATCAAGGACAAACGATGCGCTTGGTAAGTTGGTACAAGTACAACTTATAAACCATTCttaaaagaaagagacaaattgaataaaatattctaCGAAATtcaattcaacaaaataaataatacaggAAGGTATAAATTAAAGATGTGACAGCAATTAGAACATTAtaataaacaaatgaatagCTTCAATTTCAAATCCACATGGAAAGACCAAAGGAGAGTTCGGAGAAATTGCCAAAAGCTtagaaggaaagagagaaatactaTTCAGTACACCCATAACTAAAACGTGAACCACCCAAAAGCGGTCCCTACTTAAGCAAAGCTAATTCTAATGCCAGTAGTACCATTTTGTCCAAGCAAGTAAAAAAAGGCTACTACAATAATAGGCTGAAATCCTTGAAGGACAAAAGGACAAAAGTATTCTAAAACtactagtattatatatattatatatatgtgcgGTTCAAGGTCTGCATCGGATGGATATAGCTCCTTCCTTTGGTCTTCTAAAAACGCGTATATTTAGGTGTAGCAACTGTAAGGCGAAACGGAAGTCAGCCTGCACACAAAAGAATCAAAACCGCGTGTTAAATTTTGAAATAGCATAATAATACTATTAAGCTAAATTGCTTATCCTATGGGAAAGGGAGATAATATAGACTTTCAAACATTCgtggaaaatgttttctttttacacGCAAAAAACATTTCAGATCGGTACGGCAAACCCAGTCAAAAAGCGCGTGCATTTTCAATTGCTTTTCGTCTTTCGGTGCATTTTTAATGAGACCCAACAGCTCCCTCATCTACCTAAGCTTTGTAGCAATACcaatagtttttagtttttaatttttaattttttcttttttggctaaacaACACCACCAAATACATTAGCTCAAATTTCCTATGGGATTCAAagaggatttaaaaaaaaaaaaaaattactgggGGGGGGATGTTCTTGAACCATTTTTTGATAACTTTTGATGGGAAGTCCATGTTATTCACCCCCAACTTTtaatcccttttttttgggttaagtaCCCAATTTTTAATCTCATTATTATTGATGGAAAGAGGATTTTattatagaaattatttttggaattacAATGGAAATGATTAaagtacattttttaaaaaagttatacAAAGATATACAATCTAATTTCATAGAGGTAAGAGATGTTaataatagaaaagaaatcaaCCGTAATCTATGACATGATATGAGTAAATCTACTAAATCTATCCAAATCTCAACAGACGATATGATATCCCTTTAGGTAGAAGATATGGAGAGGTCAATCATGGCTTCTAATCAATCTTTCCTCTCCTCATTATCACATGGATCAAACAAACTAACTAACAATCCCTTGAAATCTATCTAACAAAATCCACTTTAAaccataatatttatattttgaaaaattttatatccTCAATATTTTTAGgtaattttaattagatttaaaattaaaaccttaTACTTTACTCTATATTTTCCTAGCAGTCCGGAActtttttcctccaaaaaaaaactaaacagtgtaaagatgaaaaaagaagaggaaagaaaagtaaaaggatGTGTTTTTACCTCTCCTTGCGCTTCTCTAAGAATCTTTGCAACGACTTATGTCGCGCAATTGGCAGATCTGCAAATAACATTCAACAATAATTACCttacttggaagaaaaataataatcctATGACTTTATATGTTATGATTTGAAACCTTGCCTACCATCCACTCTtagataccaaaaaaatagaaactagCAGCATTTCGTCAAAATTTAACCTTATATCAAAATTACACATATATTCCACAGTAATAAATCCCTTATATTAGATtttattccataaaaaataaaaaattaattcaatttctAAAAGCAtcagcatttaaaaaaaaaaattaaaaaacctattttagcACACTATTTATTAATACACCATTTAATAAACCCCATATTCTTGATAGGTAAGGAAAGGTAAAAAGAGGTTTAGCTGAAACTAACCTCCATTGAGTGTTTGGAGTAGTTGTTCTTGGCCGCTTGAAGGAACTGCAATTTTTGGGTCCAATGTATTTTCAACAGCTTTCGAGGTTCCATCCACAGCAAGCTTCAAAATGGTCTCCGCCTaatcaaatcatgcaaatcTTTGTgtcattattaaattaataataccAAATTAGAAACAACGCTAGCTGGGCTAGCTAGCTAGTTAACTTGAACAAAACAAACCTTGTCTCGAGGCACATCGAAAATGGAGACAGTACCATTGTAAAATATAGTCAAAGGGGCTGAATCAGAAAGGTTCTCCGAACTAGGCCTGAATTTCAAcataacaaattattttcagtacaaatataaacaattttttcaattttttttttctttttggtaatttcaAAGAATGAAAGTTGTGAGTTTAGTACCTGAGTGTAGGAGCAGAACAGACAGGCAAAACAGGGAAGAGAATTTGCTCTCTGTTTGGACTCGAGGGCACTGAACCTGAGCCATTGTTCACCGAACCAGACCCAATCACAGATTTCAGAACCTCAGGGTTAATCTTCGAAATGGCACTCTGCATTCCtgtcaaaacccaaaacccaaaaaggaaaagaaaaaaaaaccttcaattCAACACCTATGACAAAGCCAAAACAAagaccaaagaaaaaagagaagaatggAACAAACCTCGAATGCTTCTCTGGCGATCGAGAAACTTTTGGAACTGGGATttggaggaagaggaagaactCTCTTTCTCCATTCCAAAAAAATCAAGCTCAACGGTTGCCTTTGCCATAAtttctcaaatattttttttctttctatgagTCAATGTTGGTGAATGGTAAGGAACTTAAATGCTAAGGCGGGAGGTTGTAGAAAGAGcagtttatataaaaaaaaaagtacagaaCAGGAGCGACAGAGAGAGGTAGCTAAAATAAAGAGGCGTTGAAGAAAGGCACGAGGTACATGAGATTTTGAAACAaacgtgagagagagagagagagagagaatcttcTGTTGTGTTGTGTCGAGACTTGAGAGCGGTAGCTAAAAGCTTGCTCCAAAATGTTGTCACACGTCTTCCACGAGGTGTCGTCAATAAAAGAGGCAGGCTCCCACTAATAATTACtgtattataataattaggttTGATTAATATGTGCCTTTAAACTATATATTAACGATACattaataaatttcataatagtAATATcacataaataattataattttttcacaactattttttatgttaaattgtAGTAATTAGTTGTTTATTACTTTTACCtgagtttattattttttttataactcagCCTTTTACTCCTTTaggtaaataattttaataaaaattgtggttTTTTATATACTcatataacttttttatatttatttattattatatatatggtaAACGCCCGGTAACGCAAGTTTTAGTACCTTTTAGTTGTGTTGTTGGTCTTTTTCATGTTTGGGCTGTACTCGCGATCGACTTgacttgtttgtttgtttgtttttttttattttttgagaaacagactTGACTTGTTTGTTGGGTTGGCataattttgttgaatattattatgaataaaagTAATACTAAAAACACAATAATTTCTGATAATTTCTGTGGGATACAGAAATTAAAACCTGCCCTTATTAAGTTAGCAAATTTATTTGAGTTCtttaataattactataatttttttaagacttttataaaaaaaaaaaaaaaaaaatagacagcTTTTTTCACAATTCACATGATAAAATATGAAGTGTTGTTTATCACTAATACATAAACTCATTAATTTTTGTCTACTACTTACCATCAATCACATGACACGCAAATTATgtttacatattttattaatttatattgatTCTCGAGCTCTCACCATGTTATCACtttatcatttattattaataGGGTAGAGTTAGTTGTCACCATAAGATGCATGGTAAGGAATTGttttatgtcaatttttttcccttatgtcaaattttttttggttttacagGGTGTGAAATCAATGAAACCAACAATGAAATCaactttttaagtttcatttatAA
This genomic stretch from Quercus lobata isolate SW786 chromosome 3, ValleyOak3.0 Primary Assembly, whole genome shotgun sequence harbors:
- the LOC115979031 gene encoding protein TIFY 9; the encoded protein is MAKATVELDFFGMEKESSSSSSKSQFQKFLDRQRSIRGMQSAISKINPEVLKSVIGSGSVNNGSGSVPSSPNREQILFPVLPVCSAPTLRPSSENLSDSAPLTIFYNGTVSIFDVPRDKAETILKLAVDGTSKAVENTLDPKIAVPSSGQEQLLQTLNGDLPIARHKSLQRFLEKRKERLTSVSPYSCYT